In Rubrivirga marina, the following are encoded in one genomic region:
- a CDS encoding HNH endonuclease: MTTAQSALLAPAVRLLEAEAPGPVALDRLYDAVERAVALDADDLVPPTLRGRPTKEPGWHRNLRNALKAEKVAGRLANVAPGYWTVARPDAERHVDPDRAWAEVVAAARRSVGDVFESPSRGRRYRVSGADDGRITIDRLDASKAETLSPVEVRRAVVALNAAGGRTGARTLNYTVTKETALVHLHPDLDWDGGRVVARDRRGTPPSTAAEALDRLTRDQLLGAIAALDAGAETAFADSRDYDVVHDGRRYAPLRVAALAAESVFGRPLRPHSDDGDPASTIKGGLGSPCFRALERNGFDVVRKREPADGPYPDEVEPVGPRAEGGRVRVWVDRYERDPALRDACLAHYGSVCRVCEVDMAETYGPLGAGYVHVHHVRPLAAGGERETDPVADLVPVCPNCHAMLHRGRAPDDPRAVGALRAAVQSLRRD; encoded by the coding sequence CGACGCCGTCGAACGGGCCGTCGCACTCGACGCCGACGACCTCGTCCCCCCGACGCTCCGCGGCCGGCCGACGAAGGAGCCGGGGTGGCACCGGAACCTCCGGAACGCGCTGAAGGCCGAGAAGGTGGCCGGTCGGCTGGCCAACGTGGCCCCCGGCTACTGGACGGTCGCGCGACCGGACGCCGAGCGGCACGTCGACCCGGACCGGGCGTGGGCCGAGGTAGTGGCCGCCGCGCGGCGGTCGGTCGGCGACGTGTTCGAGAGCCCGTCACGGGGCCGGCGGTACAGGGTGTCCGGCGCCGACGATGGCCGGATCACCATCGACCGGCTCGACGCCTCGAAGGCCGAGACGCTCTCGCCGGTCGAGGTCCGCCGGGCCGTCGTCGCGCTCAACGCGGCCGGCGGCCGGACCGGGGCGCGGACGCTGAACTACACGGTGACGAAGGAGACGGCGCTCGTCCACCTCCACCCCGACCTCGACTGGGACGGGGGCCGGGTCGTCGCTCGGGACCGGCGAGGCACGCCGCCGTCGACGGCCGCCGAGGCCCTCGACCGGCTCACGCGCGACCAGCTCCTCGGGGCCATCGCCGCGCTCGACGCCGGGGCCGAGACGGCGTTCGCCGACTCCCGGGACTACGACGTCGTCCACGACGGGCGCCGGTACGCCCCGCTCCGGGTCGCCGCGCTCGCGGCCGAGTCCGTGTTCGGCCGGCCGCTCCGGCCCCACTCCGACGACGGGGATCCGGCCTCGACGATCAAGGGCGGGCTGGGCTCCCCGTGCTTCCGGGCCCTCGAGCGGAACGGGTTCGACGTCGTCCGGAAGCGGGAGCCGGCCGACGGCCCGTATCCCGACGAGGTGGAGCCGGTCGGCCCGCGGGCCGAGGGCGGTCGGGTCCGCGTGTGGGTCGACCGGTACGAGCGGGACCCCGCCCTCCGCGACGCGTGCCTCGCGCACTACGGGTCCGTGTGCCGGGTGTGCGAGGTCGACATGGCCGAGACGTACGGCCCGCTCGGGGCAGGGTACGTCCACGTCCACCACGTCCGGCCGCTGGCGGCGGGCGGGGAGCGGGAGACGGACCCGGTCGCCGACCTCGTCCCGGTCTGCCCGAACTGCCACGCGATGCTCCACCGGGGGCGGGCGCCCGACGACCCGAGGGCGGTCGGCGCTCTCCGGGCCGCCGTCCAGTCGCTGCGGAGAGACTAG